The proteins below are encoded in one region of Colletotrichum lupini chromosome 5, complete sequence:
- a CDS encoding adenosine/AMP deaminase: MNLSKFLTTFLLSALAASHPLLERDELQERAQFQKTGFIIDQHNRARDLMIALEKTERQDAKFRESLSADCAHADRIVQNIRQKEMKTVWNLNNGSFAGEMFALARPKIANTTLWKVVQRMPKGALLHAHLSAMLPYNTLLSSVISVEGMLFKTTKTIGTAEGRIASQPAFLPPNSATVSQWADIASANYTGQVVTVATAIEQFPGGEPAFRDFIMSKLVLAPDVAIQHELGVDEIWRRFQPLFGTAGTMLIYEPVVRSFWRNLFDELARDRISWVEIRSGGAAGKLVETGASASDDSDGKKWWGLMEEELAYFKGQHNDTLQTDATLAPFYGARVIWADQRSKPTDQILASMKSALELKGHFSELFSGYDLVSQEDLGRTLLDLAPELLWFQQEAKEKNLTMPFFFHAGETLGDGNSTDLNLFDAVLLGTRRIGHGFSLYKHPELIHAVKKNNIMVEVCPISNEVLQLATDILHHPLPAMIAHGVTTAISNDDPAMLGQDAAGLSYDFYQVIQGFDNVGLAGLGALAQNSLRWSNFEDQDDKQWALDIDLGEIGKGTKGQRIQEWNVQFDSYCQEIVKDYGAAYGASSLKVSKPTVIFLPGGGGTWNVSMLTMLKREICCSARP; this comes from the exons ATGAACCTCTCAAAGTTCCTCACGACTTTTCTCCTTTCTGCCCTGGCGGCGTCTCATCCCCTTCTCGAGAGAGATGAGCTCCAGGAAAGAGCTCAATTCCAAAAGACAGGCTTCATCATAGACCAGCACAACCGGGCGAGGGATCTCATGATTGCGTTAGAGAAGACAGAGCGACAAG ACGCCAAATTTAGAGAGAGTCTGTCTGCGGATTGCGCCCACGCAGATAGGATCGTTCAGAATATTCGACAGAAGGAGATGAAGACAGTTTGGAATCTGAACAACGGAAGCTTTGCTGGCGAGATGTTCGCCTTGGCCCGCCCAAAGATCGCAAACACGACCTTGTGGAAAGTCGTCCAACGTATGCCGAAAGGCGCTTTACTTCATGCGCATCTCTCAGCCATGCTCCCTTACAACACTTTGCTTTCTTCCGTCATCTCCGTGGAAGGGATGCTATTCAAGACCACAAAGACTATTGGCACCGCGGAAGGGCGCATTGCATCTCAGCCTGCATTCTTACCGCCAAACTCTGCCACCGTCAGCCAGTGGGCCGACATCGCCTCCGCAAACTACACAGGCCAGGTTGTGACTGTCGCAACTGCCATCGAGCAGTTTCCCGGGGGAGAGCCTGCGTTCCGCGATTTCATCATGAGCAAGTTGGTGCTTGCTCCCGACGTGGCGATACAGCACGAATTAGGAGTCGATGAGATTTGGCGTCGCTTCCAGCCCTTGTTTGGCACAGCAGGGACTATGCTGATCTACGAGCCCGTTGTACGAAGTTTCTGGAGGAATCTCTTTGACGAACTCGCGAGAGATAGGATCAGCTGGGTTGAGATCCGTTCTGGAGGCGCGGCGGGCAAGCTGGTAGAGACTGGGGCATCAGCATCGGATGACAGTGACGGTAAGAAATGGTGGGGTCTCATGGAGGAAGAGCTTGCCTACTTCAAGGGTCAGCATAACGATACCTTACAAACCGACGCTACTCTAGCTCCCTTTTACGGTGCTCGGGTTATCTGGGCAGACCAGCGATCTAAGCCGACGGATCAGATCCTAGCAA GCATGAAAAGTGCATTGGAGCTGAAGGGCCACTTTTCAGAGCTATTCAGCGGATACGATTTAGTCTCCCAGGAAGACCTGGGCCGTACGCTGCTCGATCTTGCGCCGGAGCTATTGTGGTTTCAGCAGGAGGCGAAAGAGAAAAATCTCACCatgcccttcttcttccacGCAGGGGAGACACTCGGCGATGGTAATTCGACCGATCTCAATCTGTTCGACGCTGTTCTTCTGGGGACACGAAGGATCGGCCACGGATTCTCGCTCTACAAGCATCCCGAGTTGATCCATGCTGTGAAGAAGAATAACATCATGGTTGAGGTGTGTCCCATCTCCAATGAGGTACTTCAGCTGGCTACGGATATTCTGCATCATCCCTTGCCAGCTATGATTGCGCACGGCGTCACGACGGCTATCAGCAACGATGATCCTGCAATGCTGGGACAGGACGCCGCCGGGCTGAGCTACGACTTCTATCAGGTCATTCAAGGGTTTGATAACGTTGGCCTCGCTGGACTG GGCGCCCTTGCGCAAAACAGCCTGCGGTGGTCCAATTTTGAAGACCAAGATGACAAGCAATGGGCGTTGGATATCGACCTGGGTGAAATAGGAAAAGGAACTAAGGGCCAGCGCATTCAGGAGTGGAATGTTCAGTTTGATTCCTATTGCCAGGAGATTGTCAAGGATTATGGCGCGGCATATGGAG CCTCATCACTCAAGGTTTCTAAGCCTACAGTCATATTTTTGCCGGGAGGCGGCGGTACCTGGAATGTAAGCATGCTTACCATGCTTAAGCGCGAAATCTGCTGCAGTGCAAGGCCTTGA